From the Psilocybe cubensis strain MGC-MH-2018 chromosome 6, whole genome shotgun sequence genome, the window TTTGGGGTAAGCGATTGATGTGCAGAGGAGTACAAGTTGCTGGAGGAATACATCTGGTTAACAAAAATTGCGGGTacacttttttttggctAGTGATTAGGTAGAGGAGCACAAGAAATGGGGGAGAATCAGTGAATGAAGTAGGGAAAGTGAACCGTTAACTACTAACGATACGGAGTGGCTCAATCCCTGAGAAAACACGGAGTCTAAAACAAGTTCCCATTAGTGATTTAGGCGATCTGCCAGCCTAAAGGATAACTGGTCAACCACAGGAACCCATTGTTCCTTTTCACATTTCTCACGCGAACATTATCTCAATCCAATCAACGTGCTGCAAGGATGCTTCCTGACACACCGCAGCCAATATTATACGGGAAATTGAAAGCATCCATCGTAGATATGCTACTCCTACACATATAATTTCCTGTAAAGGTTGAGGAGAGTCATAGACATATACGAAGGATGAAACTCATTGTGATGATCTGATATGACTTTGGTGCATACGCCTCGAGGTAAGGATAGTAAATGGAGGATATATCCTAAAATATCAAGAAGTAAAATATACTCCGAAGCTCCAAGCTTCCAAGCATGTGTCTTCTTTTTCAGAATACGTACAACTGTTGATGTATCAAGGGCAGTAGCTAACCCACAACTCATTTTTAGAACATGCGACGTGTGATGTAAGTAGACTGCTTTATTTAGATGTCATTCATCCTTTACGAGACGCCTTTCGTTATATCTATTATAACTACCCCTCTGTGAGAGGTAGTACAAACTTAAAATGAGAGCTTTAATTGAAAATATACATAGATTTAGGCGCCCACGGACAATTATTTCAGACTGGAGAAACTCGCTGATCCATCGACATCAACACACCGGGCAATACCTCCGGCGTATATCCAATCAATCAGGATTGGTAACACGCCTCCTGATCTGCGTCCGAGATCAAATAGGCAGGTCCAGTCGCTCGGCTTCCGTCTACTGAACCGCTAATTTTCAACCTGCTCACAGACTGTTTCCGATGGGAAACTTCTTCCTGGTTAAGGGCGTGTGCAGGGTTACTTCTCTGAACTCACCAATAACATTACATCCCGGAGCGCTCCATTCATGCGCGCTGGCGAAGCATTCGAGCGTACAACGTGTCCGTCGTACTCAGAGCCACTGTACGCGTCATACAAGTATAATAACTTCATTTTTTACCCATCCCCTTGAAGTACCCGTACGTCGGGTCTTATCTAAACGCTCTGCAAGCGCCCAGCCCGTGTCACGGATCTTCATCAACGCAGAGAAGCTGACACCTTCTCACAGACGATAGAAACAAGGCCTCTAGGAGTAGCGGTGCGCCAATTCAGTTTTTCTCGGATGTTGCACAAGAATATCATATCATTCTTTCCTATGAACCGAATGGACTAATGAAAGTCCATTCACGCAATGGATGGGTTTTCTAATCGAACCTTTATTATGCTTCCCTGTCAAGAAATCAGGGTAGTCAGGCCCTTCTCCGACGCCTTGGTGGAGCCACCCAACAACCCTAGGGCCAAAAATCAGAAGGCCTATGTTCCCAAAGGAGTTGTGGGATACCTCGACCGATGACATGAGAACTTACTCACAGTAATTAGCATCGGACCGAAATCTCGCATTATCGAGTCATAATAAAACCCTAACCCACTCTATATCCATCCTTGACATGATTGCTCGCCCTCATTAATGATTTCTTGGTGTGCAGGATACCTCGGTGAGCTCCAAGGCCTTGCAAACTCTTTGATGTGCGGCCAAACCCGGATCGGAGATTAAAACAAATGATCGGTGAGTGGCGATCATTGGCTGCCAGCGCGGAACTCCTTTCAATCGATAACCCCCACATTCGTATTTGCTGGCTTCTGTCTTGTGAGCGGGCTTCTAGGCCTTTTCTGACCTGTAACCTGGATTCCTTGCTCTCTCGTCATTGGTTTTCGGACGAATTTCCGGAAGGACGGAGGTGGATTGAGTAGGGAAGCCCTGTATCTCCTATTACCTTTCAACGGTCACCGGTGCCATTTAGGATTGGGCAAGGAATAGGCACGTACAGGGCTTTACTCTCGACGGTTCCTTCTCATAAACTTCCAGTATCATCATATCTTACTAACACAGTCTGGGAGACGTCGAAATAGCCACAGATCACATCTCAGCTGCGTATCCGTTTCCATGCTGCTCTAGTCTACATCTCATGGGATTCCGCCGAACCCTTACTACCATATTCAGTACCCTGATCAGAACAGAACTTTATGGTTGCATCAAATGGTCGATCTGAACACAACCCATGCTCGGTGAGCTTTTCGtggcatttttttttttcgtttcgtCGTCTCTCTCGCCTTCAGGAGCCTATATGCATGCATGTCTTGCTTTCATCCTCCAAATCCCCAGCTCCTCTACATGATCCCGTCTTGTGTCAATACAATAATATCCTTCTCTGACATGGACTCTGGCACGCGGTTGCAGGCAGTGCTGCTTCTGCTCCATTGGCAGTTGGCCTGTGTTGGAAGGATATACTTGTTAGCGTCTGCAACACACAGACGGGTTCTACCGGGTGCATGTCCATGGTCCAATTTCTTTGCATCGGGTATATATATTCACGCAACAACGCGTGTACAGACTCGtttctatttttttctgAACCCTCTGCTTAATTATCCAAGGGCTTGTGATGTAACAAGTGTAATGGATTCTACATAATATACGACGTATCTTCGATGTGTACTCTTGTGTGCGCTACAAAATGATGGCCTTTTGTTGGTCAAAATCAGCGTCTCAAAATACATGTGTGTGGTTGTTCTATCGGCCGAAGTGATTAGTATGGGAATGCTCGAAAGGAAGCACCTCTATACACCAGTCATAACACTAAAAACTGTGCCCCGTGGCTCTGCACGGGTAACACTTATATCACCGAGAAATAGCGCTCAAGTTTTATTTAGTTCAAGAACAATGAGGAATATTTACAACGCGAGTGAAGTAACCACACAAGCTTAAGAATAGACGTTGTATTGAGGGTCGTAGTTGTGATAAAAAGGCACTCTACAACTCTGCACCTCTTCAACCGTACCAACTAAATGCCCTCCAACTATCCTGAAGAGCCCATGTACCAGAGCTGCGAAGCTCTGCGACCAATGCTTAACCACCGTATATTGGATCAAATCCGCTCGTTATCTGTCTATAGCTACATTCCCTTTTCATACCCCCACTAAACTCGAAGCGGGATAACCCCTTCGTTTGTCTATGGGATGATACTGAGTCTATATACACATAAATGTAAGTCGCACCCTCATCCACGTTTATTCACTTTATATTGACGACAAACCGAAAAAGTACCCCCGCCACTCGACCATCCTGCAAGAAGATAGTACACGGCACATGGACACGGAATAATCCACGACGCCCGCAGTGCATGCTCACATGTAGCATACACGACGTCACGCCTCCACGTTCGTATGACGGCTTCGGCCGCTTTCTGGATAGAAAAGACTGCAGGCATCAGCGGATTCTAGAGATTTAAGCAAGTGTATCAATCCATACCCACCTAGATTAGTGGCATTACAATCGAGTCGTGCATTTGACCGTGTTTCGAAAAATTATTGTGATTACTGATATCATGCTCACACCTAGTGGTAGTACTCAGCCAACGCACACCAGACTAGACAGTGATCTCAGCAAAACTCACTTTATATATTGGTGCATGTATGCGGCCTAAAGCTTTGATATTCCACAAAAGAACGAATGCGCTGGCCGGTGGCGTATTGTTGCTGGTCTGAATCCCCTGTGTGTACCCAAGAATGTAAGAAAGCGTATTAAATGCACTGGACGACTACGAGGCGTCAGCTAAAAAATAAACACGCGTGTCATGCAACTCACCTGCTGCGTCTCAGCGCTCATCCCGTCCCACTGCGGCCCGACCCACATTCATACGTTAATTATTAGTTCCACCAACACACCACTGGATCCCACGTTTATCTTGCTCCCACAGTCGCCACTCGTCGACGTATAGTTGAAGCCGTTTGTCGAGGAACTCATCAAAGTCGTTGATCCCATGGACCGCAGGTCCAGGCGCATATCAACGCACGTCACGCAGAGCCCGGCGCGTCACTGGCTCAAGCATAGAGATGAGCGCGGGATGTGTGGGAGGAGAGGGCGCAAAAAGGTTCCGGTTGTGAATCCGGTTGTGAATCCGGTTTCAGGTGGTGCAATGATGTTGAGGTTGATAGTATTGTTATGGAGAGAGATGGGGGTTGAGGTCGTTGAGGCGGCACACGTAGACTGGATGTGTGCTTTGGGAGGCCGATTTGTGTGACGGTGGTGCGGCAGTGGTCTCATTATGCATCCAGTGTCGGGTGGTGCTGGACGGTACAGACAGCACCAGCAGAATTCGCCTTCTCCTATTATTCCAGTTCTCAGGTTGTCGGGGATTTAGAACGAAAACCCCGCGATGACGAGGCCCAAGTGACAGTATGTGTGTAGGAATCCACCAGTACCGCCAGGACCCCTAACATAATTTCCTCGCAGCGATCGTCTTTGCGCATCAGGTATGAGATGTTTTCTGATGTTTTACTGCTTCTATGGTTGGACAAAGAGGAGAGGGGTGTGATTTGTGGGTGTAAGTGATGAGTCTATCCTGGCATGACGAAGAAGCATTTTAGTGGGGTGCGAGACGCCACAAATAATTAATATACGTCACGCCGGCAGCGATTCATACAGCTGTACCCAACGATGTGAATATTTTTCTGTGCGAGCGGTCGAGGCTTTTAGTGATGCAGAATAAGTAGGTTTCAAATAAAACTTGAATATACATCTTTTTCATTATGTACATGGACACCAATGTCATGTAAGACCGAGTCCTCGAGACATACTAACTTGCACAAACTGAAAAGATCATAGAAATTTAAGCGCCGCAGATTTACATGTACACCCCGTCATTATATCATTCCATCTATGAAGGTACTGTTTTTGTAGTCCTCCTATAAAGGAGATTCAGATACTGTAACGACTAAATAACACTGTGGCACACTTACATTTTCGCGTCCAGTAGGGGTTATTTCCGTTGTAACTAGGACATGCACATGATTTCCATCGTCGGTCATATTTTGGTTGCCTGTCACTGTATTTGAGACTGTACCCAAAGCAATACTATTCCAGTCAGAATGTTGGTTTTCTGCCCTAGCGTTTTTGACGATATTTTGACGGGAATTGAGTCTGTATGATGAATAATGAGTAAAACAGAGTGTTTGTTTTGTGATTTGAAGCATACGTTGCCAAAGCACTATTCATGTATACTGTGTATGTCAGAATCATTTTTGGTTACTCTGAAAAGAAGTCGAATACATTTTCCGCTCAACTCAAGACCTATAAAAAAGTAAAAGGTCCCAGGCAGGGCAAGAAACTGGGGTTGAGGTTGATTAAtgtcaaagaaaaggaaggtGCCAAAGAGCCACCGCACCAGTACCGCGTTTATCAAAGCGCATATAGATGTTAATATTCCTCTGTTGACGGCATTTACCATAAGTCTAGTCAAAATTCTGTCGCTCCTTTGATGGGTTTGAGTAACACGTGGCGTACTTTTGTCGAAGGAGATAAAACCTACGATTTTACATTACTCTTACGTTTTTCCAGGTATACCACCAACGACACCGTGATAATAGAGTCACAAATTACTGTTGCAACCGCTTGTAACGCCTGTGTTGCCTGTGAAAGCCACCAATGCATGGGTACAACATTTCGCTTCTGAGACTGGGGAGTATTTACTTTGTCGTGGAACAATTTCAAAAATGAACCCAAACTGTTACTTTTTTATACATCAGTACTTCGATAATATCATGGAGTCATATAAGAACAACAACACATACGATGTGATAGTCTGGGCTTTATTAAAATAATCAGCAGAATAAATGTTGTCATTAACTAGAAGGGTCTACTTACCCAGCCCGGAGCCTATGAATCAAGTAAGAGATGTCAGCTGTCTCTAACGCGGAACCTGGACCACCAATTGGCTAGATCTATACATACTAATTTGTACCAGAGCTAATACAAGCTAGAGAACTACTGATTAGCCGCTCGAATTTTTGATAACATTATGGTAGTAGCACGACGTACAATGATTCCAGGAATAATAAATTTCCTCTTGTTTACTGTCATTAAGTCAAAATATTACAAACGGAAGCCAAGCGCTGAGATAAATCGAGCCTCACAGACGTAAATGCAATATGCATAATATCTAGACAATATTCAGACATAATTCTAAACATTTAAAGACATACAACTGACACTTGCACGATAAAGGCAGAGGCGAACTGATGATTTGAATAAATTCAGGATCTTGTTCGTCACATAACATGGACTAAAACCAACCATTGCGAACAGTTGGGCCTATAACACTTTAGTTAGATTGACCTATCAAATCTCCAACGCACAGATAAACCTACGGCATCTTGCCTAGAGAGTTGTGTCGATGAAATTAGGTAATATTCTGGTCGACGGGAAAATTCATAACTTGCCAATGTATCACCGTGAGAGCAGGACGATTTCCAAAGTTCTGAATCAGGTAAACATAGGTGATCTGAACAAAGACTACTATTTGAAATGTTTCTATTGCCCTGTGAATGAGATGTTAGTCCGAGCTGCGAACAAATGATGCAAGTCGTACACCAAAGCTGCTACCTGTAAATAAACATAGTTATTGGGTGACCTCGAATATCTGTAAACGTTGTACTTGACTTGCCATGGTTTTAATTCCCCAATGATCCTTTGTATACCAGTGGAAGTACAACCAGCCCTGTAGAAGACCGCATCCTTGAAGCCTGATTTAAAGACGCAATGAGAGGCCTGGAAAGAAATCCAATAATGCGGCCGTTGCTCACAGAGTTTGAAGCCAGACAATAATAAGCCATATACCGAAGGTTGGGCCTAATGGCAATGTGTCATCGTTGGTTGCGGGAACCATCTTTGCAGTATGCAGGTCAGTCGTTTAGCACTGTATGTGTGCGACCTTTATAGAATCCCACTCAATTGCAAGAAAAGCGACGACAGTAGCTGTGTTAATTTTAAGGATAGGCAGATAACCAAATCTGACGTAGATAATCTTCCAAAGAAACTTTCCGCAGGTCGGCATGAATATTGCATCACGTCAAAGGCAAGAGGGAAAGATTCAGTCAAAATATTTCCTTCCTGATAATAGACCAGGCTTTGATAATCAAACTATGTTATACATGGACATTGGACGCTCCAGTCGCTCTTTCCTCTTGATTGATGATAAGCAATATTGGGTTCCAAAATGTGGGGTTGAATGTCAATGGACATACCCACGTTTTGAGTGAATTCGAGTATACTAAAAAGTTATAACTTCGTTTTAGATGCACACCAGGAAACCGAGAATAAACACAGCAAGCTCATATCCAGTTTTCTCAGCCTGTGTGCCAAAGGTATTAAAAATCCATCAATGTTTGTCCCCATCAGTTTGCAAAAAAATCGACTGTTGAGCGCTGAGCGCTGAGGCCTTGACGAGTTGATACTCGATGTGCGTATAAATATTCAGAACGACCCTTGATGGTCATATGCGATCTTATCTCTCAGTTCTCTGACTTTGCGTAAATGATACTGCGGCACTATAAGGGGTGCTTGGTACCGTTTCTATTCTCGCCAGCGGACGGCCAACAAGGATACTTTTTCGACCAACTTTGCTTTGACCTTACTTTTCTCACGCGCAACATGGAGTACAAACAAAATGCCGGGTTACAGCCGCTGGATGGATGCCAGATGGTCACAGTGTACAAAACTCCTTTCATTACAAGCGCAAAAATCACACAGAAAACACTGAAAAATATTGAAAAGAAACGGGGAAGGCAAGATATAAGCAAGGGTGACTTTACTTCAACGCATCCGCAACCATCTCGAGAATCTCCTTCGTCGACTTGCCAACGTTCTTCACGTCCTTCGCAATCGACTGCCACACAGGCGAGTGGTGCGGTTCAGCGGCGACGCACTTGGTTCTCACATTCTCGCGTTGCTCCTATCCCAGCCAATGCATCAGGACATATTCACAAACCAGGGGAATAAAAGAAAACCCACCTCGTTCCCGTGTTGCCTCTCAAACTTTAGCCACCAGCCCCATATATCACCCAGATCTGGATCCGTTGCGGTTGCCCGCCCAAACCAATCTCTCGCCCTCTCAATCATGCGGTCAGCCCAAAGCACCCTCGCAACCGTACACACCACCAGCGGACTATCCTTAGTTTTCCTCAAGGCATCCACTGACTTTGTCTTGCGCGACGCGCGCGGTTCAGACCACAGAGCGAGAGACCACAATAACCCAGAGGCAGGGCACTCCTGCAGAGCGCGGGAGAGCATCGCTTTCGCTTGCGCAGATGTGAGACTCGAGATTGACGCAGACGCAGGTGTGAGCCCTGACGAGGCAGACGTGCCGGATGAAGCGACCGCCGCACGCTCTTCAACGCACACGGCTTCAGCCCACAGAACCTCGTTTGCTGGGTTCACGAGTCGTCCCTTTTCCAACAACGAACGGGCGCGAATGCTCTTTCCATCGGCCTCTTCGAGTCGGCTTGCCAGGATCCACAAAGTAGGTTCTTTCGGGCAGGCTTTGATCCCTGCCGCGAACGCAGCGCGTGCAGCGGAGATGTTTTTGAGGTCGAATTGTTGAATTTGGCCTTGGATCATGTAAAGCTTTGCAAAACGAGGGAACTTTTGGAGTGCGGTTGTCAGCGTCGCGAGGGCCGTATCTGTCTGACCCTGCTGTCGCTCGAAGACGGCGGATTTCATCCATATCTGGCAACGAGTCAGTGAACATGCATACTCGGAAAATTAACAACAAAAACACCCACCCGCTCGGTATCTGCGACCGTCCTGGCACGAATCAACAACTCCCGTGCGACACCAAACTCGCCGTTCTCCGCCTCGAGCTTGACAGCTGCAAGCCAGATCTGCTCGCTCTCCGGGTTGGCAACGAATGCGCGCTCCAGAACTTCACGAGCCGCGGGTACATCACCCGCAAGCCACTTCTCTTTGGCCGACATGAGCCAGAGCACCTCTGCCTGGGGGCAATACACCACCGCGCTTGCCAGAATCGCGTCAAGCGACTCCCTAACACAAATTTCAGTCCGATCGATAATGGAACAAAAGAGAACACACACCTCGTCCCATGCGCCTTTTCCAACTCTGCAGCGCGGCGCCACAGATTCCTTTTATCCGGGAACACCTTCAGTGCATACGCCAGTACCGCCCGCGCAAGGCCAATTACACCGCGCGCCTCCGCTGCCTCCGCATCGCTGACCCACGTATCCAACcgatcctcctcctccacgtCCATCGCCACCGTAGCCTTCACAATCGCCTCACACGTCCTCGGGCTGCCTTCAACCTCACACCGCTCTGCCTCTTTAAGCCACTGCTCACGCGTAAGCAGCACCTCATGCCTGCGTAGATCCCTCACCGCACCCTCGATCGTCTTATCCACCAACTCGAGCTCCTTCTCCCTTTGCTCTTTCGACTTGGGTTCACCTGACTCTGTCGGAGCCGACGCCTCCTGCTCCAACAACCGCCCGGCCGCAATCCAAATCTCATGCGAAGTCGGCACCGCCTTCCTCGCCTTATTCAACACCTTCTTCGCCTTATCCGGGCTCTCCAACCGCGCAAGGGCCAGCCACAGCTCAACGCTCAAGGGAATCACCTCCACCGCGCGCGCCAACAAGATCCTCGCGTCCGCGGCGGACGTCTCTAGGTTTACGGTCTCCTTCCACAGCCGGACAGAGTTGGGGATGTGCTCGAGTGCTTTACGCAGCACGCGCTTTTTTGCGAG encodes:
- a CDS encoding Pre-mRNA-splicing factor prp1, which codes for MASNKPNKLAFLSMPAPASYVAGLGRGASGFTTRSDIGPAREGPSAETIAEAQAKRGEEVEIDPDQFQDPDNEVGLFAGTTYEQDDEEADKIYETVDEAMDSRRRARREAAEQAQLAKHRAERPKIQQQFADLKRGLSSVTDEEWENIPEVGNLTRKKRRREERSYVVPDSVLVGDRSKGEMESALDPRQQQNGGFETPADAGSLTSTNFVEIGQAQNKILSLKLDQLSSSGLASSLPPGSTSSLLSGTSSSIDPKGYLTSLSSHSQTLKSSAEIGDIKRARMLFDSLVKSNPKHAPGWIAAACLEEHAGRMVKARKIIKMGCEHCPKSEDVWIEAARLHNTEDAKVVLANAVQHLPQSVKIWLTAAGLETDPLAKKRVLRKALEHIPNSVRLWKETVNLETSAADARILLARAVEVIPLSVELWLALARLESPDKAKKVLNKARKAVPTSHEIWIAAGRLLEQEASAPTESGEPKSKEQREKELELVDKTIEGAVRDLRRHEVLLTREQWLKEAERCEVEGSPRTCEAIVKATVAMDVEEEDRLDTWVSDAEAAEARGVIGLARAVLAYALKVFPDKRNLWRRAAELEKAHGTRESLDAILASAVVYCPQAEVLWLMSAKEKWLAGDVPAAREVLERAFVANPESEQIWLAAVKLEAENGEFGVARELLIRARTVADTERIWMKSAVFERQQGQTDTALATLTTALQKFPRFAKLYMIQGQIQQFDLKNISAARAAFAAGIKACPKEPTLWILASRLEEADGKSIRARSLLEKGRLVNPANEVLWAEAVCVEERAAVASSGTSASSGLTPASASISSLTSAQAKAMLSRALQECPASGLLWSLALWSEPRASRKTKSVDALRKTKDSPLVVCTVARVLWADRMIERARDWFGRATATDPDLGDIWGWWLKFERQHGNEEQRENVRTKCVAAEPHHSPVWQSIAKDVKNVGKSTKEILEMVADALK